gAGCTCTGGGcgtctgaaacctccattgtattcccgttctcctcaggaactgccgaacctcatcttcttcgtagagtccctgcaggaggtggctagcagttttgaacgtctggtgattatcagaggtgatgtattggggggcgCCATGCGTTGCACAGAATCGCCTTAAGgccaagacgaattcttccgcctccaaggagggacagaagtcgagatgcacggccctactggccatgtacgttacaatcaggatgtaccctggctgagtttcagtttgtatggctgctgtgtggtccactccaactgctgtaaaCGGTCGCTCGAGGGTCGTTCTTTCCTTCAGTAGGGGGGTGGCtgtttcgacgaagactggaaggcgcgccaacactccatacattcttttaccacccgcttggcaatagaacgtagacccgccacccaacatttctgtcgaaagatacccattagtgtattcacaccacaatgtaaatgcaaacggtgtaaatattttaaataaaccctaactaaacgccctttggctggcaagagaattaagtgattaatttcttctaacttggacactcgtccgctagtacaaatgagtctatctttcattacttaattcaactgtcttactaaattgacaacttcacgagggggtctgactccgccctccaagtaagcataaactgaaggcaaaataatgtttctgctctaccagaacaactatactgaacggattccgttgtatttttgcaaactttaaaattagtctgactactctcaacaagaattggaatccTACTTCTCTTTTCAGGatttcccaaatctcgcctgggggggtaggacacatctcctcccttaactcctgtaccaccgctactacgtgagtttgatgtagcggatcttcctccttgcaaggaacaagctttcccgtggtcctgagaaattctggaccgttcctccactgGGAGTTAACTAGCAGCTGTCGAGtagttgcacctctggataggatatcggcagggttctgatgactagggacatggttcagactgaagctacaaacctgctgaataaaaacaatctccgccactctgttagaaacaaacacatttttatgacacctggcatcgggagatgctacccatgccaacgttaccttgctgtcagtccacattactatttctcgtggctctaccagttccttgagagttcttgctaatctgctgcctagcaacaaggccagcagctctagcttggggatcgtcaatttgctcatccctttcggagtgatcctcattttacttgtTATTAGgcttacccgattgcaatcgtccctggtatatgcccctgctccgtatgccttactgctggcatcggtgaacacatgtatttctaaaccctttttacctatcgatctttgaaaggtgatgtcgctcaccgctttcaaatcattcaacaattcacttgcctctttagccttttctccttctaacacgtcatcccaacctacattatcctcccatagttgttggaggaaaagttttccctttacaaataatgggctgatcaaacctattggatcgtaaatcgagaccaacagggaaagtaccctacgcttcgtaggcacccatccctctcccaattcactaatccccttacttgccttcacacacaatctgtccacgtcccgggcccatcgcagcccgaacacgttcacactcacaggctcactccactgtctctcgctatcgaaggccaagtgattgcgttcccacccttccaaaggcatacccgccccctttaagatgttattaacagactcatgctcttgcctcatgtgttctaaatcctgaaatgtggccagatagttatcgacataaaaagattttactaaatctggttggccttcctctttaaaatgacaatttaatatctgttgtagcaaaaatggactagctgtgatgccgaaaaccacgactctaaaggcgaaggtaagcgctcgacctgctgcctcgcgccacagaaatcgtgtgtatttggcatcacgaggatttaataaaacacgatggaatgctttacttatgtctgctaacatggcatatcggttcaacctaaaccttatgattaaactatatgctaactCTACCAAATTGGgtccaggtaagagacattcatttaatgacttacaaccctttgactttgctgaggcattgaacacgattctaaggggggtggtacggctgtctttcctgactccaaagtgtggcatgtaataaccttccactatgggatctttcacctcagatataaaacctgcttcgatatatttgtctatcactccctgacattgttcaaaatatttactatcctttctgaatttggtctgcaacgactctaactgcgccacagcgttacgataatttgtttctggcctagcatccgacccgaatggtaggctaacctgatatccctcaggttttttcacaacgctttgcgatacctttcgcatggcctcggcctcgcgaacagtgtattgctcagatggggcgatgccaacacggtctaaacgccaccactcatctacatcacacagatatggctcgtttgtgattctgcacactctcaacgttctcacctgctcaatcctctccccttacagtagccactgcggcaccttcccatatggcgacatgccatcatgcgtcaggaagagattgatcccatccactctctccacgcctattacaaaataactaaagtagtcagcccctactaatacgtggacattttcaacacatccgacttgttggctggatcggctaacgtgactcccttggtcaacagatgctgtctgactttaccataaccagcgttatgtatcgggacgtctacgctctcatgtgctactagtttcatacgtacgattcttttgcccatttcaactctgcaacttactacatcgtattgtccgcttatttcctcggaaccaaacggagctatatttaaggatactcgttcTACCactggtaggcctaattgacgggcaactTTTGCTTAGATGAAGCTCCTCTGtcttcctgagtcgaggaataggcggactcgcttactaccttgcttttgttggatatctgccatggctgttggcaagatagtgcatgggaggtccacatcgacctctgcgcgatctttgcgcttgtgcatggtttagcctctaatttagtcttgggtggtcggggggaagtttcgggctgctgaggcgtcgcattcactacggggcgggacgtcgttgtttgactactactatgactagggatcgattgcggttgtatacccgcatcgcaaattgcagtgtggtgcttagcattacagtttctacaggaatttgagacgggacatttatcgctacgatgacctgatttcgtacaattaaaacaaagaccccttttcagcaaaatgcgacgtctggcagctacgtcagtcactagGCGACATCCGTGAgacgggtgccgttcgctacaaaatgggcaggaattattgtggatgggatgggttttcggtcttacactactgtctagTGTTTTGTCACTCTCAACACTgtcacctctctgcaacgcatcgtcttctagccttctcacaataaagtctattgcctcaaaaaactcgtccaacgtatagccacattttctcaaatgctcgaccactttgcggtagagctttccctcagataatttttgatttatgaggctcatgaccatgccctggcctatgtcattggtattcagtcttttgatttgttcgattatgatggtcaactcaaaacggaaccttttgagttttactgggtttagtgacggcacaaagatgttggctaatttacggtgcagaatcctgagtgtctggtgcacgttgccatattgcttatctaaaaggtctaatgctacactatagttcgcggcggttacacttagagattttatgattctaagtggctctttgcccaacgtcccaaataaatacgtaaatttagacacttcgtctaaatccgctcttcgatccacatggattgtgaagagctcacggtacgatgcgtactcttgcactcccccttcaaacgtggggagaggcagcggcttcaacctggggagggcaacattccccgttgaagtgcttctcattttgtctatcctatcatacagtagggtagaagcgtgtgtagcttcacccaacgtgtgcctgattctggcttcaatactagattccagtttcacacactggcttttgtatagctctcttagctgtcggacctctaccaGCAAccccgttaccaaattctggtaaacggactcagaataggtctctaatagcgctctttgcgtttcgctaagtaagtcgtttattaggcccatcgacgcctcgatgtgcacaatcatggccaccgccatcttaattaactttactttacgtttggggggggggggggcggttggcaaagcaaggaaagaaagtaATTTTACGTTACTAGTTACGAAGGGACTCAAAAAAACTGACCCgcgtggtcgatcgcacatcgaGACATTAAGGaacttaattgttcgtctctctctctctctctctctctctctctctctctctctctctctctctctctcaaaagctcatattttaaattagtcctgtccggctctgggaagcgcttgcgatccggtttgaaggaccaaatgttgtgattttcaccagtttcttAAATCTGCcagatgtactgggcggatcgcaaggccttgaagaggcgagattcccaaaaccttccaggagttaattaaaatacggcgacaaaatttacaattttattataaaaaataaactctgatacaaggcAAACAACATTCTTGGGCATTAACacaacttaatgaaaaacaaggctgactcttggtaatgtaacacgtgctcttcaagcacaaagtccacaccggactcattaacaaactgaaaatagtgacaattcgaattcaatacacaacgaatcacacaccaaatatccctattcttattaaACTcgggattcagatccccaatcacaaggatctcgacattaaactgcgatataaaaactacatgtcttgcacacaaacttatacttcaaccaacctggtacacgaggtagagagaagagactaactaataaatgacttatctttaggggggacgatgaagcaaagaggccgagtgagggtcggcagcttcgaagaaaacttcgttttcccgagttaactaaagtttccttagcaaagtggagggaattcttagtttatttatttgcaaggggtttgacaatgccttttcatttactacaagatcgtaaaacagttaaggcttttctttaaatacaagggaaggcttaaggcttcggctgagggccagaatttgtccatatccaatgacttggaaagtcattgacactaaacacatacataagacatttttgtcatgttgcctcaattttacgttagattcatcattgatatatcgtaaacagtcaatatatatatatatatatatatatatatatatatatatatatatatatatatatatatatatatatatatatgtgtgtgtgtgtgtgtgtgtgtgtgtgtgattgtgtgtgtgtgtgattgtgtgtgtgtgtgcgtgtgtgtgtgtgtgtgtgtgtgattgtgtgtgtgtgtgcgtgtgtgtgtttgtgtggtgatGCGTGGGTAAACGAAAGCTGACATGCGATAAGCATATGATTGCCACAAAAGGATAAATAAACAGCTGAATTGGTATCTTCCTCCCCTAATtgccatcatataataataataataataataataataataataataataataataataataataataataatggtcgggaattttcgaactgaccattcgaaagtcccgccatttgacatcagaacgtttcgtcaaatgagggaaggctgggggatctcgcgggcgaaagactgaggtttgatacacgactgtattgggacctaaatcttaaccacctggtggggaaggagcgagtgttatggaaattgactgtttatgatatatcaatgatgaatctatatatatatatatatatatatatatatatatatatatatatatatatatatatatatatatatatatatatatatatatatatatatatggagaggggccggatatataatatatattacagataatagatgggcattaggaaTAAAGGAAAGGTACCTGGATATTGCAATAGAAGCAGGGAAAAGAACGgaggacgatagattgacgaacaaaGAGAGCTTGCGGGCGTGGACAGGTATAGAGAGATCATAAGTAGGCGCAAGCAAGATCTTTAGACTTTGGgcacaagtagaaggacatgtctgaagcctttgttctgctgtggaatagtaatggctgataatgatatatacatacacacacacacacacacacatatatatatatatatatatatatatatatatataaatacatatatatatatatatatatatatatatatatatatatacagtatatatatatatatatatatatatatatatatatatatatatatatatataaatatatatatatatatatatatatatatatatatatatatatatatatatatatatatatataaagttcataaGATCATAGAACCTCGAATCAAAATcctaagaaattttttttaaatagaaaagataaagaaaagaagagagagagagagagagagagagagagagagagagagagagagagagagagagagagagagagagagagagatggggttatAAGAAGACCAGActcattcaatttaattttactttgaggagagagagagagagagagagagagagagagagagagagagagagagagagagagagagatggggttatAAGAAGACCAGACTCATTCAATTTAATTTcactttgaggagagagagagagagagagagagagagagagagagagagagagagagagagagagagagagagggagggagagagagagagagagagaggacatgttaCAAGTGGGTCAGCATTAGACACTTCTCTTCGTTTTAATTTGGAGTTTTTAGGACAGATCTTTTTCTCTCTAACGTTCCAACCAGAACCAGAATAACTGCAAACCATCACACTGTCTTGAATACTTCACTCACTTCTTTTCTAGTATTATGCAAATATTATTTCTACGAAAATATGAGTCCAATTGGGAAAACAAATAGCGTTTAACTTTTGAATTTGTTTTAAATCATTAACTTCCAGACTTGCAACTGCAGTATATACACCGTAAATATTCCGGGTGAAAGAAGCCGAACCTCCTaaagacgtcatagccaatcatgttgtcttttGCCTTTGTGCCTgaaacaacatgattggctatacTCTCATCAGGGGGTGTATATTTCGACCTGAATCTCTGCAGCGACTATGCTTATAGTGATCTTTTGTCCTATGCCAATGTGATAATTGAATAAGAAATCCTTTCATATTAAAGTATACAGTTCGACACTGTAATTACTGGTACACCACGCTCTAAGGAAGTactccctgtcacacccttactgcatggtgaataaccaaacagataaggTACTTAAAGATGGCAGAGGTAGTGAGCGGAAGCTAAACACACGAACTCGCTGTACAATGAGGGTGTGACTAGGTGCATATTCTCAGACTGTGGTGTACAatggactcctgtatccaactgtacatatttaaGAAGGTTATCGTTACAAAGGATGTCATTGGTTAAAAGTAAGGATCCAGACCCATCTGCTCGTAAAATGATTTATGAAGCAGCCTCTTGTGTGTCTATCTATGCATTTTAACGAGGAAAGAAGTGAAGCATTGCTAGATTATGCCATTGTCTGCAGTTtaattgacctttttttttatcgCATAGGGGGAAAGGGACATTTTAGCGACATTCTTCTAAGGAAAATTAACCATTAAGGTGCCGCTAGAAATTCAGAAATTCGTCGGGACATCAAAGTTTAATTGCTATTGTTTTATGATATCATTCCCTATATTTCATCAAAGTTGATATATAAGAGGAAACACGCATAATGAAAATTCCCCAAACATAAATATAATTACTaacttttcttttgaaaaatttaaatttgaacTTTCTGCAGCAAAATTGTAATTCTTTTATTCGCAGATTCATTTTTAGAAAGGATTTATTCATCACAGATGCCACAAAATGTTCCCTAACTCAAAGGGAGAAGAGTGTATCTTTTATTTTGAGAGGAAAAAATGTTTTAATCAATTAATTTTGCCCCTTGGCATTAGACATTTGGGTACATAGCAACAATGAACTTGTTTACAGCACAGTCAATTTAATAAAAGGTAATGACTGTTCAGTATCAACCAAAGCAAGGATGGCGCATCAGAATTTCATTCGACTAATCATTATCAGTTAGTAATTGCTTACATACCTCAGCTGATGAAAATCTATGTGGTAATAGCTCACTAGcaagtggacattccaggcaatagcgTTCTTGGTGTTGGTGTTGGGCGCGTCACAtaacctacgagagagagagagagagagagagagagagagagagagagagagagagagagagagagagagcagtgatcTATATAGTTTTTAGAAGTATGGAGGAATTGCTTCTAAATTAAGTATTCATTAAAACTTCTCTTAACCATTATCATATCAACGTACACTATAGAAAAGTCTTACAGATTTACGATagaattttgaaacttttttttttttttttttttttttttttcaaatcaataacTCCCAATCACGACATACATTTTCATGACAGAAAAATCTCACGAATTTTTGGTTAATTGGGAATTCTATGTCAATTAGTACATTGATTTCCAATGAAATCTATGAGAATTTGTAATAAAAGTTACAATGCTCAGCAACATTTATCCTGAtctggtctatctatctatctatctatctataaattaaatatgtttacGAAAAGTTTGAGGTGTTTAATTTTCTAGCTCTTCGTTGTAACATAAGCTATACTTTCctcaactattttcttttttttaatgaattgcaAAGGTAAGgatcagtgacattgcccaagctagCAAGGAAATACCTTAGACGCTGACCAATATACGTATCaccacccaagcccactctccacccatgttaggaccatgagggtccaggcaatagctgctggcgACTCAGCAGTTAAACCACTAGGCTTCCtcagaccccccccccctcatctttAGCTCTGAACGATGGTTAGGtggcaaacactactagaaaccatCAAGCATGAACGTGACTCTAACCCCTGTCTtgcaattcacattgtctcctggttggacttgactggtactctacaatgaagttggtcacattcttcgagatcccgaacttttgttcgctgttagggcgaaaaaatcctgagaaacaggttgttggttctcgggtATGAAATGTAATAGCTGACCTATGCACCAGATTTAATAaagctgggtacggcagaggatacagctacagtttcaattctagaattagaggaaacCATTGTTTTTGGgctatttgggggccactacaggagctgttcttttgcaggatactagcttgtcaaggacttttagcaggagattggttggtgatagaagatacattcgattccatccgttccagtcgaaagacatgaggtctatcacttctgcttaaggttcttgtAAGGGGCTACTAGTTATTGTtgccgctcgttgcgaagaggtcaatctgcagttccgggacttttatcgagaaTAAGGGAGAacaagtctgcgtctagggaccattttgtcTCTATCAGCTTtctcctggatagagcatctgccgtcacatcacggaacccttgaaggtgaactgattgataatgccatctactcttccttTCCAGGCAGAGGATggttaacatcacatggttgatgtgaggtgaactcgagccttgttgaTTAGACATATTACtctcacctcgttgttgagagccaatctgatgtggactgttctgcgaagggatagtctcctcaacgtcaggaggactgtcctggcctccaagatgttgatgtgaaagttttgaactggaatgatcaatttctggCCCTTTCCTTTCATACAGATGGCCTCcccgttctttcagggaggcttctgtgtgtatcgccactgatgtttgtggtggttgcgagaaattgtctgtgctaggctcttattcattgaccaaGGCCTCAATAGCCCGCAcgatcgggtcggtgtcaaccttgtcgatctcttagagcgtttgatgcttatcttctccagactcctggcgcatcctttggctgtgcttcttagcAACAGGTTTGTCACTATTGCAAACCGGAGAGAGCCCaatgctctttcctgttggcatttttgaaatcctcttgtgttggattagtctcccgacagataccgctatttttctccccttctttaatagaatggagaggtgttgtgactgcaagttcccatggattcacaaccattgaaacttgtgagctggagaaaagcgagacGACTGGTCTTGAGGccaggtgttccaggaaccggatcacctTTCCAGCTGCTTGCGGACAAGTAGTCTTGGAAGCTGCCCCCAcccaccaatcgtccaggtatgctactacctgtactccttcggagcgcaggtgctggacgatcgtgtccgtgagttttgtgaatacctttggggctatatttagtccaaagggcatggctgtgaagacaaattctgtcttctgtagcctgaatcctaggtaggaggagaggggacgactgactggtaggtgccagtaagcatctgccaggtccaatgagactgtgtacgcccctttttggtagaagggtccttatgtgttgcaatgtaagcatccgaaACTttttgttctcaatgaacttgttgagtggagacaagtctctGGGTTTATCCTAGTCTTTCTTGGgaaaacaaaacagccttccctggaattttgatggacttcgcttttctcattaccttcttcatcaagagttctgaggtatattcttccaataagggggtggagtgttggaagaattctgaaaAAGTGGGgaggatttttgttccatttccatccaagtccattcgtaattatgctgtggaccagggatcgaaggtcaaacgatcccgaaagtggaaaaatctgcctcctacctggaacctctcattgtgtaGAGGTTCCTGAGGATTTGTTTCCGTGACTGCGTCCTCCTCTACCCATGGGGGTTTTCCGGGGGATCCtatttttgggcccttacctttgtaggaccaaaaggtggtcgagtgcctttcaaagcctggattaaacacaggtgactggctaccagctgttgagggaccatctggaaggtcttttgcggctgggctaccatcTGAGGCACAATAGTCATGGTCAGAGTTGGAAATTGTGcaattctaatgatgatttcctctttgaggacatgccccacttttggagcaggttcccatttTCTTTGGTGGCTTTGTTAATAACCTCTTGGGCCATTTCCTGTGAGAATAGGTCTATACCCccgatacatgatgaaatcagttttctggattcgtgtttcaccgttgatgTGGAAAACACATggtctctaccggtccttttttgacctgagaaaaaaacctacaaatccatcaTAGGGGTGGGACATtactaaaggcctgcacacatttcttaagcggttctgacgagacagggaggcgataagcttatctttcgtctcctgttcccttctcaagggatgatttggcaactttggaaggttctcgttaaactgctgacctgctatctccggatccaacttccagactgagaaggttagatgtacttctttccacttcttctcgcaggtgggcatagcaaGAGatctttctctaggattgggcagggtttgccctcttcgactgctcttctaacacagtctagggccttccccaaaagggaggaaggctcatgaggaaggagcaatgaGGGTTAGATGCTTCTTGTTCACtcctgagactttggagttattatatccgccccctttctgggtcttggtaaggatggcttgggccTTGTTATGttcaatgacttccttcggtatagcctcTTCGCGGGATGTATGTTCATCTCAtagtctcacgaagcaatctgggtacACTGAAAGCTGGGATataattgaagctcttcaaggggattgggccccaacttctaggagatataaagcttcctattcaacctgGGCATGGGTTCCGTCTACCCCCAGGGGTTGGTTCGGAACAGTGAGGGAGGACAGATATTTTAGGGGGcatagcagagcccctggaagcaccAGGGTGTTTCCTTTCCTGtacctctcttttcctctctttaagatcttgcttattctcctcttgttccttccggaacagtgtcagcatctgttggatcgactctaggagcatttcgctcctgccgaactgtctaactagttggggagttggggttggagaggttgacggcataagttaaCATGCCAGCACAGTGAACTGAGGTACCTCAGTCAtcgtcaaaacggatccttctttctccatgggtggttgaaccactccttatacagggccttcttgcattaggtcctgtctggtgtcaatggacgcctctgacatccgatcttggtggatgttcaagccttgcagtgcctgttgatataCGTGTCCACTGTCCGTTGaatagagggaggctggacctatgc
This DNA window, taken from Palaemon carinicauda isolate YSFRI2023 chromosome 10, ASM3689809v2, whole genome shotgun sequence, encodes the following:
- the LOC137647877 gene encoding uncharacterized protein — protein: MYGVLARLPVFVETATPLLKERTTLERPFTAVGVDHTAAIQTETQPGYILIVTYMASRAVHLDFCPSLEAEEFVLALRRFCATHGAPQYITSDNHQTFKTASHLLQGLYEEDEVRQFLRRTGIQWRFQTPRAPWKGGFFERLIGVTKRTLRIALGQNRVMVAIAWTIVGGGPYTRWQQGRLLCGVEVRSFQSPLPPMINSLRPRAVIDQ